Proteins from a genomic interval of Spea bombifrons isolate aSpeBom1 chromosome 4, aSpeBom1.2.pri, whole genome shotgun sequence:
- the MTHFD2 gene encoding bifunctional methylenetetrahydrofolate dehydrogenase/cyclohydrolase, mitochondrial, with product MVTIATLRSICYVARAHVRAFHATPCRNEAVVISGRKLARQIRLEARHEVEHWVAAGNKRPHLSVVLVGDNPASHSYVLNKTKAAADVGISSETILKPSSITEEELLDLISKLNNDQNVDGLLVQLPLPEHIDERAICNAVIPEKDVDGFHVVNVGKMCLDQYSMLPATPWGVWEIIKRTGIPTLGKNVVVAGRSKNVGMPIAMLLHTDGKHERPGGDATVTISHRYTPKEQLKMHTKLADIVVAAAGIPNLITADMIKEGAAVIDVGINRVEDPVTGKAKLVGDVDFEGVRKKASYITPVPGGVGPMTVAMLMKNTIIAAKRILKPTELQAVAI from the exons AAACGAAGCAGTTGTCATATCCGGCAGGAAGCTTGCCAGGCAGATTCGGCTGGAGGCTCGGCATGAAGTAGAACATTGGGTAGCAGCTGGTAACAAACGGCCACACCTCAGCGTTGTTCTGGTTGGAGACAACCCAGCTAGCCATTCCTACGTCCTAAACAAGACCAAAGCTGCTGCTGACGTGG GGATTAGCAGTGAAACAATCCTCAAGCCTTCGTCCATCACAGAGGAGGAGCTGCTTGATCTGATTAGCAAGTTAAATAATGACCAAAACGTGGACGGTCTTCTGGTCCAACTACCACTGCCAG AGCACATCGATGAGAGGGCAATCTGCAATGCTGTGATCCCGGAGAAGGATGTGGATGGATTCCATGTAGTGAATGTGGGCAAGATGTGTCTGGACCAGTACTCCATGTTACCTGCTACCCCCTGGGGAGTATGGGAAATTATCAAGCGAACAG GAATCCCCACTCTGGGTAAGAACGTTGTAGTAGCTGGAAGATCCAAGAACGTAGGGATGCCCATTGCGATGCTACTCCACACAGATGGGAAGCACGAGCGCCCTGGAG GTGATGCCACTGTGACAATATCTCACCGGTACACTCCCAAAGAACAGCTGAAGATGCACACCAAATTAGCAGATATTGTTGTTGCAGCAGCAG GCATTCCCAACCTCATCACAGCCGATATGATCAAGGAAGGAGCTGCTGTTATTGATGTTGGAATCAACAGAGTGGAGGACCCCGTCACCGGCAAAGCAAAACTTGTTGGAGATGTTGATTTTGAAG GTGTTAGAAAGAAAGCCAGTTACATCACTCCAGTCCCAGGAGGAGTTGGTCCCATGACAGTCGCCATGCTGATGAAGAACACAATTATTGCCGCCAAAAGAATACTAAAGCCCACAGAGCTGCAAGCTGTTGCCATTTAA